One Setaria italica strain Yugu1 chromosome II, Setaria_italica_v2.0, whole genome shotgun sequence DNA segment encodes these proteins:
- the LOC101757888 gene encoding low molecular mass early light-inducible protein HV90, chloroplastic-like, with protein MAATVMASMGSLSFAAGGARAGGFPVRVPASALAPRRRALQVVRAQAEDAEPTTEDTSPASSSSASTPSAATPTPKPKAAKKPASPGLWDALAFSGPAPERINGRLAMVGFVSALAVEASRGGGLLSQAGSGSGLAWFAATAAVLSVASLVPLLKGDSAEARSGGVMSADAELWNGRFAMLGLVALAFTEYLTGAPFINA; from the coding sequence ATGGCAGCCACGGTGATGGCATCCATGGGCTCCCTAtccttcgccgccggcggcgctcgtGCCGGCGGGTTCCCCGTTCGGGTTCCGGCGTCCGCGCTCGCGCCGCGGCGACGCGCCCTGCAGGTCGTCAGGGCCCAGGCCGAGGACGCTGAGCCAACAACGGAGGATACGAGccccgcgtcctcctcctcggcctccacCCCATCGGCGGCCACCCCGACGCCGAAGCCCAAGGCGGCGAAGAAGCCGGCGAGCCCGGGGCTGTGGGACGCGCTAGCGTTCAGCGGCCCTGCGCCCGAGCGCATCAACGGCCGGCTCGCCATGGTGGGCTTCGTGTCCGCGCTCGCCGTCGAGGcgtcccgcggcgggggcctccTCTCGCAGGCCGGCAGCGGGTCCGGGCTCGCCTGGttcgctgccaccgccgcggTGCTCTCCGTGGCGTCACTGGTACCTCTCCTAAAGGGGGACAGCGCCGAAGCTAGGAGCGGCGGCGTCATGAGCGCCGACGCGGAGCTCTGGAACGGCCGCTTCGCCATGCTCGGGCTCGTCGCGCTCGCCTTCACCGAGTACCTCACCGGCGCGCCCTTCATCAACGCGTAG
- the LOC101758305 gene encoding low molecular mass early light-inducible protein HV90, chloroplastic — MAATVMSSMGSIAFAAAGARARAGGFPVRVPASALAPRRRALVVRAQAEDAEPTTEEPKAAKKPASPGLWDALAFSGPAPERINGRLAMVGFVSALAVEASRGGGLLSQAGSGSGLAWFAATAAVLSVASLVPLLKGDSAEARSGGFMSADAELWNGRFAMLGLVALAFTEYLTGAPFINA, encoded by the coding sequence ATGGCAGCCACGGTGATGTCCTCCATGGGCTCcatcgccttcgccgccgccggcgcgcgggcgcgtgCCGGCGGGTTCCCCGTTCGGGTTCCGGCGTCCGCGCTCGCGCCGCGGCGACGCGCGCTGGTAGTCCGGGCCCAGGCCGAGGACGCTGAGCCAACAACGGAGGAGCCCAAGGCGGCGAAGAAGCCGGCGAGCCCGGGGCTGTGGGACGCGCTGGCGTTCAGCGGCCCGGCCCCCGAGCGCATCAACGGCCGGCTCGCCATGGTGGGCTTCGTGTCCGCGCTCGCCGTCGAGGcgtcccgcggcgggggcctccTCTCGCAGGCCGGGAGCGGGTCCGGGCTCGCCTGGTtcgcggccacggccgccgtcctctccgTGGCGTCGCTGGTACCTCTCCTCAAGGGGGACAGCGCCGAAgccaggagcggcggcttcatGAGCGCCGACGCCGAGCTCTGGAACGGCCGCTTCGCCATGCTGGGCCTCGTCGCGCTCGCCTTCACCGAGTACCTCACCGGCGCCCCGTTCATCAACGCGTAG